gtcagtggtttagtgcagtgtgctgatgtgtcagtatgtggtttagtgcagtgtgctgatgtgtcagtatgtggtttagtgcagtgtgctgatgtgtcagtatgtggtttagtgcagtgtgctgatgtgtcagtatgtggtttagtgcagtgtgttgatgtgtcagtggtttagtgcagtctgctgatgtgtcagtggtttagtgcagtgtgctgatgttgtttagtgcagtgtgctgatgttgtttagtgcagtgtgctgatgttgtttagtgcagtgtgctgatgtgtcagtatgtggtttagtgcagtgtgctgatgtggtttagtgcagtgtgctgatgtgtcagtatgtggtttagtgcagtgtgctgatgtggtttagtgcagtgtgctgatgtgtcagtatgtggtttagtgcagtgtgctgatgtgtcagtatgtggtttagtgcagtgtgctgatgtgtcagtatgtggtttagtgcagtgtgctgatgtgtcagtcagtggtttagtgcagtgtgctgatgtgtcagtatgtggtttagtgcagtgtgctgatgtgtcagtatgtggtttagtgcagtatgtggtttagtgcagtgtgctgatgtgtcagtatgtggtttagtgcagtgtgctgatgtgtcagtcagtggtttagtgcagtgtgctgatgtgtcagtatgtggtttagtgcagtgtgctgatgtgtcagtggtttagtgcagtgtgctgatgtgtcagtatgtggtttagtgcagtgtgctgatgtggtttagtgcagtgtgctgatgtggtttagtgcagtatgtggtttagtgcagtgtgttgatgtgtcagtggtttagtgcattgtgctgatgtgtcagtggtttagtgcagtgtgctgatgtgtcagtggtttagtgcagtgtgctgatgtgtcagtggtttagtgcagtgtgctgatgtgtcagtggtttagtgcagtctgctgatgtgtcagtggtttagtgcagtgtgctgatgttgtttagtgcagtgtgctgatgttgtttagtgcagtgtgctgatgtgtcagtatgtggtttagtgcagtgtgctgatgtgtcagtatgtggtttagtgcagtatgtggtttagtgcagtgtgttgatgtgtcagtggtttagtgcagtgtgctgatgtgtcagtatgtggtttagtgcagtgtgctgatgtggtttagtgcagtgtgctaatgtgtcagtatgtggtttagtgcagtatgtggtttagtgcagtgtgctgatgtgtcagtggtttagtgcagtgtgctgatgtgtcagtatgtggtttagtgcagtgtgctgatgtggtttagtgcagtgtgctaatgtgtcagtatgtggtttagtgcagtatgtggtttagtgcagtgtgttgatgtgtcagtggtttagtgcagtgctgatgtgtcagtggtttagtgcattgtgctgatgtgtcagtggtttagtgcagtgtgctgatgtgtcagtggtttagtgcagtctgctgatgtgtcagtggtttagtgcagtgtgctgatgtgtcagtatgtggtttagtgcagtgtgctgatgtggtttagtgcagtgtgctaatgtgtcagtatgtggtttagtgcagtatgtggtttagtgcagtgtgctgatgtgtcagtggtttagtgcagtgtgctgatgtgtcagtatgtggtttagtgcagtgtgctgatgtggtttagtgcagtgtgctaatgtgtcagtatgtggtttagtgcagtatgtggtttagtgcagtgtgctgatgtgtcagtggtttagtgcagtgtgctgatgtgtcagtggtttagtgcagtgtgctgatgtgtcagtggtttagtgcagtctgctgatgtgtcagtggtttagtgcagtgtgctgatgtgtcagtggtttagtgcattgtgctgatgtgtcagtggtttagtgcagtgtgctgatgtgtcagtggtttagtgcagtgtgctgatgtgtcagtggtttagtgcagtgtgctgatgtgtcagtggtttagtgcagtctgctgatgtgtcagtggtttagtgcagtgtgctgatgttgtttagtgcagtgtgctgatgtgtcagtatgtggtttagtgcagtgtgctgatgtggtttagtgcagtgtgctgatgtgtcagtatgtggtttagtgcagtatgtggtttagtgcagtgtgttgatgtgtcagtggtttagtgcagtgtgctgatgtgtcagtatgtggtttagtgcagtgtgctgatgtggtttagtgcagtgtgctaatgtgtcagtatgtggtttagtgcagtatgtggtttagtgcagtgtgttgatgtgtcagtggtttagtgcagtgtgctgatgtgtcagtggtttagtgcagtgtgctgatgtgtcagtggtttagtgcagtgtgctgatgtgtcagtggtttagtgcagtgtgctgatgtgtcagtggtttagtgcagtgtgctgatgtgtcagtggtttagtgcagtgtgctgatgtggtttagtgcagtgtactgatgtggtttagtgcagtgtgctgatgtgtcagtggtttagtgcagtgtgctgatgtggtttagtgcagtgtgctgatgtgtcagtatgtggtttagtgcagtgtgctgatgtggtttagtgcagtgtgctgatgtgtcagtatgtggtttagtgcagtgtgctgatgtgtcagtatgtggtttagtgcagtgtgctgatgtgtcagtatgtggtttagtgcagtgtgctgatgtggtttagtgcagtgtgctgatgtgtcagtggtttagtgcagtgtgctgatgtggtttagtgcagtgtgctgatgtgtcagtggtttagtgcagtgtgctgatgtgtcagtatgtggtttagtgcagtgtgctgatgtgtcagtatgtggtttagtgcagtctgctgatgtggtttagtgcagtgtgctgatgtgtcagtatgtggtttagtgcagtgtgctgatgtgtcagtcagtggtttagtgcagtgtgctgatgtgtcagtggtttagtgcagtgtgctgatgtgtcagtggtttagtgcagtgtgctgatgtgtcagtatgtggtttagtgcagtgtgctgatgtgtcagtggtttagtgcagtgtggtgatgtgtcagtggtttagtgcagtgtgctgatgtgtcagtggtttagtgcagtgtgctgatgtgtcagtatgtggtttagtgcagtgtgctgatgtgtcagtggtttagtgcagtgtgctgatgtgtcagtatgtggtttagtgcagtgtgctgatgtgtcagtatgtggtttagtgcagtgtgctgatgtgtcagtatgtggtttagtgcagtgtgctgatgtgtcagtatgtggtttagtgcagtgtgctgatgtgtcagtatgtggtttagtgcagtgtgctgatgtgtcagtatgtggtttagtgcagtgtgctgatgtgtcagtatgtggtttagtgcagtgtgctgatgtgtcagtatgtggtttagtgcagtgtgctgatgtgtcagtatgtggtttagtgcagtgtgctgatgtgtcagtatgtggtttagtgcagtgtgctgatgtgtcagtatgtggtttagtgcagtgtgctgatgtgtcagtatgtggtttagtgcagtgtggtgatgtgtcagtggtttagtgcagtgtgctgatgtgtcagtggtttagtgcagtgtgctgatgtgtcagtggtttagtgcagtgtgctgatgttgtttagtgcagtgtgctgatgtgtcagtatgtggtttagtgcagtgtgctgatgtggtttagtgcagtgtgctgatgtgtcagtatgtggtttagtgcagtgtgctgatgtggtttagtgcagtgtgctaatgtgtcagtatgtggtttagtgcagtatgtggtttagtgcagtgtgtttatgtgtcagtggtttagtgcagtgtgctgatgtgtcagtggtttagtgcattgtgctgatgtgtcagtggtttagtgcagtgtgctgatgtgtcagtggtttagtgcagtctgctgatgtgtcagtggtttagtgcagtgtgctgatgttgtttagtgcagtgtgctgatgtgtcagtatgtggtttagtgcagtgtgctgatgtggtttagtgcagtgtgctgatgtgtcagtatgtggtttagtgcagtgtgctgatgtgtcagtatgtggtttagtgcagtgtgctgatgtgtcagtcagtggtttagtgcagtgtgctgatgtgtcagtggtttagtgcagtgtgctgatgtgtcagtatgtggtttagtgcagtgtgctgatgtgtcagtatgtggtttagtgcagtgtgctgatgtgtcagtatgtggtttagtgcagtgtgctgatgtgtcagtatgtggtttagtgcagtgtgctgatgtgtcagtggtttagtgcagtgtgctgatgtgtcagtggtttagtgcagtgtgctgatgtggtttagtgcagtgtgctgatgtggtttagtgcagtgtgctgatgtggtttagtgcagtgtgctgatgtggtttagtgcagtgtgctgatgtgtcagtggtttagtgcagtgtgctgatgtgtcagtggtttagtgcagtgtgttgatgtggtttagtgcagtgtactgatgtgtcagtggtttagtgcagtgtactgatgtgtcagtggtttagtgcagtgtgctgatgtgtcagtggtttagtgcagtgtgctgatgtgtcagtggtttagtgcagtctgctgatgtgtcagtggtttagtgcagtctgctgatgtgtcagtggtttagtgcagtgtgctgatgttgtttagtgcagtgtgttgatgtggtttagtgcagtctgctgatgtgtcagtatgtggtttagtgcagtctgctgatgtgtcagtggtttagtgcagtgtgctgatgtgtcagtggtttagtgcagtctgctgatgtgtcagtggtttagtgcagtctgctgatgtgtcagtggtttagtgcagtctgctgatgtgtcagtggtttagtgcagtctgctgatgtgtcagtggtttagtgcagtctgctgatgtgtcagtggtttagtgcagtCTGCTGATTTGtcagtggtttagtgcagtgtgctgatgtgtcagtggtttagtgcagtgtgctgatgtggtttagtgcagtgtgctgatgtgtcagtatgtggtttagtgcagtgtgctgatgtgtcagtggtttagtgcagtgtgctgatgtgtcagtggtttagtgcagtgtgctgatgtgtcagtatgtggtttagtgcagtgtgctgatgtgtcagtatgtggtttagtgcagtgtgctgatgtgtcagtggtttagtgcagtgtgctgatgtgtcagtggtttagtgcagtgtgctgatgtgtcagtatgtggtttagtgcagtgtgctgatgtgtcagtggtttagtgcagtctgctgatgtgtcagtggtttagtgcagtgtgctgatgttgtttagtgcagtgtgctgatgtgtcagtatgtggtttagtgcagtgtgctgatgtggtttagtgcagtgtgctgatgtgtcagtatgtggtttagtgcagtgtgctgatgtggtttagtgcagtgtgctaatgtgtcagtatgtggtttagtgcagtgtgctgatgtgtcagtatgtggtttagtgcagtgtgctgatgtgtcagtatgtggtttagtgcagtgtgctgatgtgtcagtatgtggtttagtgcagtgtgctgatgtgtcagtatgtggtttagtgcagtgtgctgatgtggtttagtgcagtgtgctgatgtgtcagtatgtggtttagtgcagtgtgctgatgtggtttagtgcagtgtgctgatgtgtcagtatggtttagtgcagtgtgctgatgtggTTTAGagcagtgtgctgatgtgtcagtggtttagtgcagtgtgctgatgtggtttagtgcagtgtgttgatgtggtttagtgcagtgtgccgatgtggtttagtgcagtgtgctgatgtgtcagtTGTTTAGTGCAGTCTGCTGATGTGtcagtggtttagtgcagtctgctgatgtggtttagtgcagtgtgctgatgtgtcagtatgtggtttagtgcagtgtgctgatgtggtttagtgcagtgtaCTGATttggtttagtgcagtgtgctgatgtgtcagtggtttagtgcagtctgctgatgtggtttagtgcagtgtgctgatgtgtcagtatgtggtttagtgcagtgtgctgtGTTTTCTGACAGGTATGATCACGTCAGAGCTCCTGGTCGTGGTGGAGGATCATCGGCGGAACAGCAGAGCAGAAGCAGCAGTGCAGGAGCATCAGCGCCGGGCCCCGGACCCCCGCCCAACACCAGCAAACACGCCAGCAAGCCTCTGGTTCTCAGAGACAAAGGTGTCAGATACACTGCATGACTGTATATGACAGCCACAGTGTTGAGATGACTGTGAGCTGATGCTGTGTTGCTGTGTTTCAGCGCTGGGCTCTGACAGCAGAGCGAGGGACTGCTGGGATTACAGCGGCGACAGCAAGCCTCACTCCTATCTGGAGGCCACCCGCAGCGGGCTGCAGAGCTCGCCCGGCGCCAGCCCGCATCCAGACCACCAGCAGCTCTGCCCTTACCTAGCGACGGGACACTGTCACTACGGCGACAGCTGCCCATATCTCCACGGCGATCTGTGTGAAATATGCCGCCTGCAGGTTCTGCATCCGCACAACCCTGAACAAAGAGCAGCACATGAGAAGGTTATTGAGTTTTGTTCTTTCTTCTCTAAAATACCTGGTCTGatggaaaaaattatatatatatacatagtgaAATTTATGAACTATGCTTGCAGCTTTTTCcgatttttatacttttttgaCTTGATCAAATTTTGCAAGATTGTGATTCATCTCTGAACTTGTTGCATTTGGTTCAactcattatttaaaaattaatttagtaAATTGAATTAGATTCATACTAAGATGGTCACTGTTGCACTCCTTTGTGAGGAAGAGTATGTGATGCTGCTGCTGTCTGTGCTCAGATGTGCATGACGGCCTTTGAGCTGGACATGGAGAGAGCGTTTGCGGCGCAGCAGAGTCAGGACAAGCAGTGTAAGATCTGTCTGGATGTGGTGTATGAGAAGGCGTCTCCGTCCGAGCGGCGCTTTGGTATCCTCTCCAGCTGCTGCCACACGTACTGCTTGAGCTGCATCCGGCAGTGGCGCTGCGCCGAGCAGTTCCAGAACCAAATCCGCAAGTGAGTCTAGAGCCGCACTGATGTTAGCCCTGCTGTCTCAAACGCTGTGAGGTAAGGTGTGATTGTGTGCAGGTCCTGCCCCGAGTGCCGCGTGGTGTCCGAGTTCGTCATTCCCAGCATGTACTGGGTGGAAGACCAGGAGGAGAAGAACCGGCTCATCGAGGAGTTCAAGTCTGGAGTCAGGTGCGTACGAAACCGATTTACATTGTTGCAAGGCAGACAAATAATTGTTAATACACACAGGGATTTACACCAGAATTGTGATTTCATTTTTATCTGTGTTACAAACACATAGTCAGTAATGCACAGTCATTTTAGTATTGTTGAGATGCAattatagtttattttacaatattttggatttttttattttcatatgttccatttaaattttaggtaaagttttagtaattttctctttaaaatttagttttttttttttttaaatttcattactTCGTTAAACCAATTGAAAACATCttggttacgtatgtaaccctcattccctgaaggagggaacagaGACGTCACGCCGGTATGACCATCAaattgggatctcgcttagagagaccaatctacttcgagtgtaactaaacgagccaatgcataTTGGCATGCGAtgattgcatccagctgccgctgatcgtGGCACGAGTATAACTAGGCAGCAGGTGCGACATATACTCAGcctttcgctgaggagccgagccggtgGTACAGCAGGCGTGGCGACGGGACATGATGTCTCtgttcccttcttcagggaacgagggttacatatgtaaccgagacattccctttcagtcggtcactctcGACGTCACGTTGATGCCGAGGCTATAAAATCTAGTGAACGTGTTGGGggtcgcccagcccgcagctctccAGATGTCTGTTAGCGAGGCACCACAAGCCAGCACCCAGGAGGATGCAACACTTCTAGTAGAGTGAGCTCGCAACCTGAGGGCACACCCTGTGCCTGATAAGCCACTATCCAGTGGaccatcctctgcttggagatgACATTCCCCTTCTGCCGGCCTCCGTAACACACGAAGAGCTgatctgaggtcctgaagctttgCGTCCTGTCCACGTACCATCTCAAGGCTCAGACgggacagagcaaagctagggctgggtctgcctcctccgggGGCAGCGCTTGCTTGTTCAACACCTGATCCCTGATGGGAGCAGTAGGAACCTTGTCCGGGCCGGGGCCTCGGGATTATCTGGGAGTCATCCGGCCTAAACTCTAGGCACGATTCGTTGACTGAAAATGCATGCATgtcccctaccctcttgatggaggccAGTGCAAGCAGGAGCGGAGTTTTTATTGATAGAAACTTCAGCTcaactgactgcaaaggctcaAATGGGCCCTGCTGTAGTGCTCCGAGCACTAGAGATGGGTCCCAAGAGGGTATAGAGGGGGGCCGGGGAGGATTCAACCTGATGACAGGTCATGCTTCCCTACTGACTTCCCTTCCTCTGCGTCGtggagagtttgctcttttcccagttgacccgaaggcCAGGTGTTCACACAGCTGATCCTGAGGCTGAGccagtatgagccagtcgtcgaggtagttgagaatgCGAACGCCCTGCCCTCCCAGGGGATCGAGGGCTGCCTCCGCAACTGTCATGAAGACACGGGGTgacagggacagcccgaagggcaggaccttgtactgatatgctcgTCCTTCGAACGCGAACCGCAGGAATGGTCTGTGGTGTGGAAAGATCGAAACATGAAAGTACACCAGGTAACGACCGCATGcagaaacgcacgggtgataCGTCGtctttacaaaaacacaacGTCGAGTTTGTCAGACGCAATGTCGTCTTTAAAAAGATGCACCCGTGAATGCTCTTTTAGGGGAGAAGCGCACAGGGGAGATGGCCGCCTGCAACACAAATGGGGGGTAGTGCACCCACTCGACACAGACAACACCACCGCTGGAGCGCCGTAGAGCTCCAAAGAGCTGAACGCGTTCAGTCTTCTCTCAGTAGAGCAGTCAGGAGCAAAACAAGGGGATTGCTTAGCTTCGAAGTGAAAGCTGAGTATATGTCGCACCTGCTGCCTAGTTATACTCGCGCCacgatcagcggcagctggatgcaatcaTCGCATGACAAtatgcattggctcgtttagttacactcgaagcagattggtctctctaagcgagatcccaattcatCGGTCATACCGGCGTGACGGCAAGAGTGACTGATTGAAAGGGaatgagaatatatatatatatatatatatatatatatgtgtatacagtatatgcatgtatgcatgcatgcatgctattttttttaatgaaaaatgtatttatgcaacttttttattgtttgagttAACCATAATAAGAACCTGGTGATATGATGACTGAATCAGATGATAATGCAGTGATTTTCTTCACTAGTCTTCAGTAAAGCCTCCCAGATCACGGGACGTCTGCTCCACTTCACTTTAAAGAGCAGCTGCACTGTTCAATCAGAAATGAATAGAATATGAGGCTAAAGGTTAAATGTTTGGAGTCTTCCCATAATGCCGTCTGTTAGCAGCCTTTCATCTGTCTTTGATCTGCACTCAGACCAGTAGCTGGGAGCTGTTTTCATCCATGCATCCATTTATTGATTTGCCTGTATATCATATTTGCAGAATGCGGATAGATTTCTTTGACATTCTGgttcaaatgtgtgtgtgttctgtattTGAAGGGTTTGTCATCATGTGTTTCTGTATTGGCAGTAAGAAGCCCTGTAAATACTTCGATCAGGGAAGAGGAACGTGTCCGTTTGGAGGAAAGTGTTTCTACATGCATGCATACGCTGACGGGACGCGAGCAGAACCAGACAAACCCCGCAAACAGATGAGCGCCGAGGGGAACGTGcgggtaacacacacacactcaatatAAAATAACCCTGCAACCTTCTGGgaacattattttatgattacaaaaaaaataacctAAAAAGAACGTTCCCCTAACGTTAGTATTTGGTTCCCCAAAATTAACCAAACGTGAACAAAAACTAATGTTCTGGGGACGTTCCGTGTTTGCTGGGTACTGTCATTACtgctgttgttattattaatattagtattattattattgaattagtTTGGCTTCCTAAAGCACcagtgtgaatgtaatttagactgagacagtatatcacaaataaaaagaggGTTGAGTCCCCTTTAAAGTTCAGGTACGAGTCAATTCACTGACTTTTTTctgatttaagtttttttttttttttagttaagaACATGGGTTTGAGCTCTTAATTAAACTCTCCAAGTGCATTAGATAGagtaatttaactttaaaatgtactcaattttttttttttcccaattcttcatttttttttttttaataacacaataaatatgGTGCACTTCATATATTACTGTATGGAGAGATATGGTTTCATGCCTAGCTCTGTAAGCTCTCTTCACTCACGCCGCTCTCTCTGTCGCTCAGTTCCTGAGCTCGGTGCGTCTGTGGGACTTCATCGAGGAGCGCGAGCACCGCGGGACGCCGGCGGACGAGGACGAGGTCAGTGAGCTGGGAGAGCTCTTCATGCAGCTGTCCGGAGCCGGAGAGACGAGCGGCTCGTCCGCGGCGCGCTGATCCAGCTCTGACATCTGACCACAcgtgactctactaaagcaccTGTAAGGTCTCTGTAGGCTGCTGTATCCTCCTGACCTGCATTGGGATTTTGCCAGATTTTTTAACGTCGTGCCCAAAGACGAATGTATGATGGGAACTGAAATCTCTCTGGCACGTTTTCAACTGCACTCCAGTAGTGTATGAAGTGTATTACAGAAATACTGTTAAgtggaaaaaatgaaataaataaatagtaatcgTTGCACTTAGTTCAGATAA
The Onychostoma macrolepis isolate SWU-2019 chromosome 11, ASM1243209v1, whole genome shotgun sequence genome window above contains:
- the mkrn2 gene encoding E3 ubiquitin-protein ligase makorin-2 → MSTKQVTCRYFLHGVCREGSRCMFSHDLATSKPSTICKYYQRGVCAYGDRCRYDHVRAPGRGGGSSAEQQSRSSSAGASAPGPGPPPNTSKHASKPLVLRDKALGSDSRARDCWDYSGDSKPHSYLEATRSGLQSSPGASPHPDHQQLCPYLATGHCHYGDSCPYLHGDLCEICRLQVLHPHNPEQRAAHEKMCMTAFELDMERAFAAQQSQDKQCKICLDVVYEKASPSERRFGILSSCCHTYCLSCIRQWRCAEQFQNQIRKSCPECRVVSEFVIPSMYWVEDQEEKNRLIEEFKSGVSKKPCKYFDQGRGTCPFGGKCFYMHAYADGTRAEPDKPRKQMSAEGNVRFLSSVRLWDFIEEREHRGTPADEDEVSELGELFMQLSGAGETSGSSAAR